The Streptomyces sp. HUAS MG91 sequence CACGGCCGACGCGGAGGCGCCGTTGCCCAGGTGCAGCACGATCAGGTTGACCTCGGACGGGTCCTTGCCGAGCAGCTCGGCCGTCTTGCGGGAGACGTACGCGTGCGACGTGCCGTGGAAGCCGTAGCGGCGCACCCGGTGCGCGTCGGCGGTGGCCACGTCGATCGCGTAGCGCGCCGCCGACTCCGGCATCGTCGTGTGGAACGCCGTGTCGAAGACCGCCACCTGCGGCAGGTCCGGGCGCAGCTCCATGGCCGTACGGATACCGGTCAGGTTCGCCGGGTTGTGCAGCGGCGCGACCGGGATGAGGCGCTCGATCTCGGCCAGCACGGCGTCGTCGACGATTGTCGGCTCGGTGAACTTCAGCCCGCCGTGCACCACGCGGTGGCCGATCGCGGCCAGCTCGGGGGAGTCCAGGCCGAGCCCGTCCGCCGCCAGCTCGTCGGCGACGGCCTTCAGCGCCCCGGCGTGGTCGGCGATCCGCCGGTTCTGCTCGCGGGCCTCACCGCCGCCGGCCAGCGGGGTGTGCTTCAGGCGGGAGGTCTCCTCGCCGATCCGCTCGACCAGGCCGACCGCGAGACGTTCGTGCGTCGCCATGTCGAGGAGCTGGTACTTGACCGACGACGAGCCGGAGTTGAGGACGAGGATGCGGGTCGCTGTCACTGGGCGGATGCCTTTTCGGTGGAGGTCTGGGCCTGGATCGCCGTGATGACGACCGTGTTGACGATGTCCTGCACGAGCGCGCCGCGGGACAGGTCGTTGACCGGCTTGCGCAGGCCCTGGAGGACCGGGCCGACGGCGATCGCGCCGGCCGAGCGCTGCACGGCCTTGTAGGTGTTGTTGCCGGTGTTGAGGTCGGGGAAGATCAGCACGCTCGCCTGCCCGGCGACCTCGGAGCCGGGCAGCTTGGTGGCCGCGACCGACGGCTCGACGGCCGCGTCGTACTGGATCGGGCCCTCGATCTTCAGGTCGGGGCGCCGCTCCTTGACGATCTCGGTGGCCTCGCGGACCTTGTCGACGTCGGCGCCCGAGCCGGAGGTGCCGGTCGAGTACGACAGCATCGCGATCCGCGGGTCCACGCCGAACTGCGCGGCGGTGGCGGCGGACTGGGCGGCGATGTCGGCGAGCTGCTGCGCGTTCGGATCCGGGTTCACCGCGCAGTCGCCGTAGACCAGGACCTTGTCGGCCAGGCACATGAAGAAGACCGACGACACGATCGCGGCGTCCGGCTTGGTCTTGATGATCTCGAACGCCGGGCGGATGGTGGCTGCCGTGGAGTGCACCGACCCCGACACCATGCCGTCGGCCAGGCCCTCCTGGACCATCAGCGTGCCGAAGTAGTTCACATCGGCGACCACGTCGTGCGCCAGCTCGACGGTGACCCCCTTGTGGGCGCGCAGCTGCGCGTACTCCTGGGCGAAACGGTCCCGCAGCTCCGAGGTGGCCGGGTCGATCAGCTCGCTGCCCGCGAGGTCCACGCCGAGGTCGGCGGCCCGCTTGCGGATCTGCTCGACCGGGCCGAGCAGCGTCAGGTCGCACACCCCGCGCCGCAGCAGCACGTCCGCCGCGCGCAGCACGCGCTCCTCGGTGCCCTCGGGCAGTACGACGCGCCGCTTGTCCGAGCGGGCCTGTTCGAGCAGCTTGTGCTCGAACATCATCGGCGTCAGCCGGTCCGAGGAGGGCGCCTGGATGGTGCGCAGCAGGGCGGCCGTGTCGGCGTAGTGCTCGAACAGGCCGAGGGCGGTCTCCGCCTTGCGCGGCGTCGCCGCGTTCATCTTCCCCTCCAGCGCGAAGAGTTCCGCCGCGGTGGGGAAGGAGCCGCCGGACACGGCGACGACGGGGGTGCCGGGCGCGAGCCGGTCGGCCAGCTTCAGGATCTCCTCGCCGGGCCGCTCGTCCAGGGTCAGCAGCACCCCGGCGATCGGCGGGGTCCCGGCGCTGTGCGCGGCCAGCGAGCCCACCACCAGGTCCGCCCGGTCCCCGGGGGTGACGACCAGGCAGCCCGGGGTCAGCGCGTTGAGGAAGTTCGGCAGCATCGCGCCGCCGAAGACGAAGTCCAGGGCGTCCCTGGCCAGGCCCGAGTAGTCGCCGAGCAGCACCGTGCCGCCGAGCGCGTGGGTGATCTGGGCGACGGTCGGCGCGGAGAGCGCGGCCTCGTCGGGCAGCACGTAACAGGGCACCGGCAGCCGGTTGCCGAGCCGCTCGTCGATCTCGTCGCGGTCCTCGGGTCTGACCCGGTTGACCACCATCGCGAGGACGTCGCAGCCCAGGCCGTCGTAGGCGCGGAAGGCGTTGCGGACCTCGGCGCGCACCGATTCCGCCGTCTGCTTCTTGCCGCCGACCACCGGGATCACGGACGCGCCGAACTCGTTCGCGAGCCGGGCGTTGAGGGCCAGCTCGTCGGGGAGCTGGGTGTCCGCGAAGTCGGTGCCGAGCACCAGGACGACGTCGTAGTCCCGGGTCACCGCGTGGAACCGGTCGACCAGCTGCGACACCAGCTCGTCGGTGCCCTGCTCGGCCTGGATCGTGGACGCCTCGGCGTACTGCATCCCGTACACGCTCGCCGGATCCTGGGTGAGCCGGTAGCGGGCCCGCAGCAGATCGAAGAGCCGGTCCGGACCGTCGTGGACCAGCGGACGGAAGACACCCACCCGGTCGACCTGGCGGGTCAGCAGCTCCATGACTCCCAGCTCGACGACCTGCCGGCCGTCGCCCCGGTCGATTCCGGTCACGTACACGCTGCGCGTCACGCGGGCTCTCCGTTTCCTCCACAGGGCCCCTGAGCAGGACCGGAGGGTCCGCACCCAAGAGCCATAAATGGCCATATCGAAAGCTGTGCCCTCTTGACAATACCTCCGGCTATGGCTAGGCCGCCCGCCGGACAAAGGGCCTGAACACCAGGGTCTCAGTGCCCGCCCCAGGAGTGCCGAACCGCCTCGCGCAAGGCTGCGCGAACGCGTTGTCGCGCGGAGCGTGGAAGAATCGCAGTGGCTCAGACGAACCAGAAGCGAGCAGGAGACACAGCACGATGCGCATCGGAGTTCTCACCGCAGGCGGCGACTGTCCTGGTCTGAACGCAGTGATCCGGTCGGTCGTGCACCGAGCCGTCACGCACTACGGAGACGAGGTCATCGGCTTCGAGGACGGTTACGCGGGCCTGCTCGACGGCCGCTTCCGCCCGCTGGATCTGAACGCGGTCAGCGGCATCCTGGCCCGCGGCGGCACCATCCTCGGCTCGTCCCGGCTGGAGCGGGACCGCTTCCGCGCCGCGTGCGACAACGCCAAGGAGCTGATGGACAAGAGCAGCCTCGACGCGCTCATCCCCATCGGCGGCGAGGGCACGCTGACCGCCGCCCGCATGCTCTCCGACGCGGGCGTCCCGGTGATCGGCGTCCCGAAGACGATCGACAACGACATCTCCTCCACCGACCGCACTTTCGGCTTCGACACGGCCGTCGGCGTCGCGACGGAGGCGATGGACCGCCTCAAGACCACCGCCGAGTCCCACCAGCGGGTCATGGTCGTCGAGGTCATGGGCCGGCACGCGGGCTGGATCGCGCTGGAGTCCGGCATGGCCGGCGGCGCCCACGGCATCTGCCTGCCCGAGCGCCCCTTCGACCCGGCCGACCTCGTCAAGATGGTCGAGGAGCGGTTCTCGCGCGGCAAGAAGTTCGCCGTCATCTGCGTCGCCGAGGGCGCGCACCCCGCCGAGGGCACCATGGACTACGGCAAGGGCGCCATCGACCAGTTCGGTCACGAGCGCTTCCAGGGCATCGGCACCGCGCTCGCCTACGAGCTGGAGTCGCGCCTCGGCAAGGAGGCCCGCCCGGTGATCCTCGGCCATGTGCAGCGCGGCGGCACCCCGACCGCGTACGACCGCGTCCTCGCCACCCGCTTCGGCTGGCACGCCGTGGAGGCCGCGCACCGCGCCGAGTACGGCAGGATGACCGCGCTGCGCGGCACCGACATCACGATGGTGCCGCTCGCCGAGGCCGTCACCGAGCTGAAGACGGTGCCGAAGGACCGGATGGACGAGGCCGAGTCGGTCTTCTAGAAAACCGGCCGGAGCGCCCGCGCTCACAGATAGCGGATCCTGGACCAGAACTCGTCCAGGATCCGCTCCATGAAGTCCCGCCCGGCGTCCCCCGACCCGGACGAGGAACCGCCGCCCCAGCTCAGCGTCGCCGCCATCAGCGCCTGGTACTCCAGGTGCATCTCGTGCAGCACGTCCTCCAGCTCCCGCCTGGTGACGGGGATCAGCCGGCTCAGCGGCTTGGTGTACGCCTGCCAGCGCGTCGTCACCGCCCGGCGCAGCAGCTCCGCCAGCTGCCCGTCCCGCCCGGTGACCGTCGCGAAGGCGCGCGGGGCGAGCCGCAGCACCTCGGCGAGCGCCGACGACTGCCGTTCGTTGCCCCGCCAGTCGCCCGTCTCCTCCATCCGCAGATACGACTGGATCTCCAGGCCCACGAACCGCGCCACGTCCTCCGGGGCGAGCCCGAGCGCGAGCCGGTGCTCCCGCAGCGTGCGCGGCGCGCCGATGAGTTCGCCGGGGGAGCACCACAACGCCCCGGCCAGCGCGGTCAGTTCAGCGGCGCTCGGCGTCGCTTCGCCGCGCTCCCAGGCGATGATGGTCTCGGGGGTGATGTACGCGAGCCCGTACGAGGCACGCATGCCGTACGCGACATGGCCCGGGGCCATCCCCAGCGCCTCACGGAGGCGGCGGGCGGCGGGGGCGTTGAACGGAGGGGTCGGCTGGTTCGCCGGAGCCTTGTGCTGCACGGCCACAAAGTAGGGGGCGAACGCCCGCTTGGCTACGGTGCGTTCGCACTCCGTGACATGTCGTAGGAACGTACAGGTGCCGAGGGGTGCCCGGGACGGGTCAGCCCTTCACCGCGCCGCCGAGCGCGAAGCCGCCGCCGAACCGCCGGGACACCAGGACGTAGAGCAGGATCACCGGCGTCGAGTAGATGATCGAGAACGCCGCGAGCTGCCCGTAGACGACCGTCCCGCGGTTGCCGAAGAAGTCGTTGATGCTCACCGAAGCCGGCATCTGGTCGGGGGAGAGCAGCAGCATGAACGGGACGAAGAAGTTCCCCCACATCATAGCGAAGCAGAAGACCGTGACGACGGCGATGCCGGGCCCCATCAGCGGCAGCACGATCCGGATCAGCGACTGGAAGGTGCCCGCCCCGTCGGTCCAGGCCGCCTCCTCCAGCTCCTTCGGCACGCCGTCCATGAAGTTCTTCATCAGCCAGATGGCGAACGGGAGTTGGGACGCGGCGAAGAAGTAGATCGTGCCCGCCATCGTGTCGATCAGGTTCACCTGCACGAAGAGCGCGTACACCGGCACCATGACCGCCGTGATCGGCAGACACGTCGCGAACAGGATCGTGGTCAGGTACGGATTGTTCAGGCGCGAGCGGTAGCGCGAGAGCGGATACGCGGCGAGCGCCGCGCACGCCACCGTCAGCGCCGTCGCCCCGCCGCACAGGATGAGGCTGTTGAGCAGCGGGGTGAACGTGATGTCCGGGGTGAGCACCGCGTCGAAGTTGCCGAACGTGGCGTGCGCGGGCCACTTCACCCGCAGGTTCGCGTCGGCGTCGAGCGAGGAGAGGACCACCCAGGCGAGCGGCAGCCCGAAGGCGACGAGGACGACGGCGAGGGCCGTGTCGGCGGTGAGCCGGTTGCGGGTGGAGCGGCGGGTCACGGGTGCCTCCGTCTCACGGCTCTGAGCGCAACAGGCGCATGTAGACCACCGAGAACAGGGAGCCGACGACCAGCAGGAGCAGGGCGACCGCGGTGCCGTAGCCGATCATGCTCTTCTGGAACGCCTGCTCGTACATGAACAGCGGGAGCGTCTGGCTGTGGTTGCTCGGCCCGCCGCGGGTCATCACCCAGATCAGGCCGAAGACGGACAGGGTCTGGAGCGTGTTCAGCATCAGGTTCGTGCCGATGGAGCGCCGGATCATCGGCAGCGTGACGTGCCACAGGCGCTGCCAGGCGTTCGCGCCGTCGACCTCGGCGGCCTCGGTGATCTCCGCCGGGATCTCGTCCAGGGCCGCCGAGTAGACGAGCATCGAGAACGCGGTGCCGCGCCACACGTTCGCGAACGACACGGCC is a genomic window containing:
- a CDS encoding ATP-dependent 6-phosphofructokinase gives rise to the protein MRIGVLTAGGDCPGLNAVIRSVVHRAVTHYGDEVIGFEDGYAGLLDGRFRPLDLNAVSGILARGGTILGSSRLERDRFRAACDNAKELMDKSSLDALIPIGGEGTLTAARMLSDAGVPVIGVPKTIDNDISSTDRTFGFDTAVGVATEAMDRLKTTAESHQRVMVVEVMGRHAGWIALESGMAGGAHGICLPERPFDPADLVKMVEERFSRGKKFAVICVAEGAHPAEGTMDYGKGAIDQFGHERFQGIGTALAYELESRLGKEARPVILGHVQRGGTPTAYDRVLATRFGWHAVEAAHRAEYGRMTALRGTDITMVPLAEAVTELKTVPKDRMDEAESVF
- a CDS encoding helix-turn-helix transcriptional regulator; translation: MQHKAPANQPTPPFNAPAARRLREALGMAPGHVAYGMRASYGLAYITPETIIAWERGEATPSAAELTALAGALWCSPGELIGAPRTLREHRLALGLAPEDVARFVGLEIQSYLRMEETGDWRGNERQSSALAEVLRLAPRAFATVTGRDGQLAELLRRAVTTRWQAYTKPLSRLIPVTRRELEDVLHEMHLEYQALMAATLSWGGGSSSGSGDAGRDFMERILDEFWSRIRYL
- a CDS encoding carbohydrate ABC transporter permease; this translates as MTRRSTRNRLTADTALAVVLVAFGLPLAWVVLSSLDADANLRVKWPAHATFGNFDAVLTPDITFTPLLNSLILCGGATALTVACAALAAYPLSRYRSRLNNPYLTTILFATCLPITAVMVPVYALFVQVNLIDTMAGTIYFFAASQLPFAIWLMKNFMDGVPKELEEAAWTDGAGTFQSLIRIVLPLMGPGIAVVTVFCFAMMWGNFFVPFMLLLSPDQMPASVSINDFFGNRGTVVYGQLAAFSIIYSTPVILLYVLVSRRFGGGFALGGAVKG
- the pta gene encoding phosphate acetyltransferase, whose product is MTRSVYVTGIDRGDGRQVVELGVMELLTRQVDRVGVFRPLVHDGPDRLFDLLRARYRLTQDPASVYGMQYAEASTIQAEQGTDELVSQLVDRFHAVTRDYDVVLVLGTDFADTQLPDELALNARLANEFGASVIPVVGGKKQTAESVRAEVRNAFRAYDGLGCDVLAMVVNRVRPEDRDEIDERLGNRLPVPCYVLPDEAALSAPTVAQITHALGGTVLLGDYSGLARDALDFVFGGAMLPNFLNALTPGCLVVTPGDRADLVVGSLAAHSAGTPPIAGVLLTLDERPGEEILKLADRLAPGTPVVAVSGGSFPTAAELFALEGKMNAATPRKAETALGLFEHYADTAALLRTIQAPSSDRLTPMMFEHKLLEQARSDKRRVVLPEGTEERVLRAADVLLRRGVCDLTLLGPVEQIRKRAADLGVDLAGSELIDPATSELRDRFAQEYAQLRAHKGVTVELAHDVVADVNYFGTLMVQEGLADGMVSGSVHSTAATIRPAFEIIKTKPDAAIVSSVFFMCLADKVLVYGDCAVNPDPNAQQLADIAAQSAATAAQFGVDPRIAMLSYSTGTSGSGADVDKVREATEIVKERRPDLKIEGPIQYDAAVEPSVAATKLPGSEVAGQASVLIFPDLNTGNNTYKAVQRSAGAIAVGPVLQGLRKPVNDLSRGALVQDIVNTVVITAIQAQTSTEKASAQ
- a CDS encoding acetate kinase — its product is MTATRILVLNSGSSSVKYQLLDMATHERLAVGLVERIGEETSRLKHTPLAGGGEAREQNRRIADHAGALKAVADELAADGLGLDSPELAAIGHRVVHGGLKFTEPTIVDDAVLAEIERLIPVAPLHNPANLTGIRTAMELRPDLPQVAVFDTAFHTTMPESAARYAIDVATADAHRVRRYGFHGTSHAYVSRKTAELLGKDPSEVNLIVLHLGNGASASAVRGGECVDTSMGLTPLEGLVMGTRSGDVDPAVIFHLMRVGKMSPDEIDILLNQKSGLIGLCGDNDMREIRRRIDEGDESARLAFDIYIHRLKKYIGAYYAVLGRVDAIAFTAGVGENAAPVREAAVAGLEELGLAVDGELNSVRSDEARIVSPEYARVAVAVVPTDEELEIAQQTYALVGDAGDRNA